In Microbulbifer sp. GL-2, the following are encoded in one genomic region:
- a CDS encoding transposase, giving the protein MTRPNKPTKTTRKQYPEEYRKDALALALKVGVSVAAKQLGLHPSQIYGWRSKAKLHQSRGDSERELATENARLKRQLAEQAEELAILKKAAAYFAKSLK; this is encoded by the coding sequence ATGACAAGACCAAATAAACCAACCAAAACCACTCGTAAACAATACCCAGAGGAGTATAGAAAAGATGCTCTAGCCCTGGCACTCAAGGTCGGAGTAAGCGTTGCCGCTAAACAGCTTGGGTTGCATCCTTCCCAGATTTACGGATGGCGCAGTAAGGCTAAGCTACATCAGAGCCGTGGAGATTCCGAGAGAGAGCTGGCCACAGAGAATGCTCGACTTAAGCGGCAGCTGGCTGAGCAGGCAGAGGAGCTGGCGATCTTAAAAAAGGCCGCAGCGTACTTTGCAAAGAGCCTGAAATGA
- a CDS encoding SDR family NAD(P)-dependent oxidoreductase, which translates to MRKIILLTGGTDGIGLKTAKLLAAKDQTLLLHGRSDTKLESAKEAIKQSSPKAHIDTFRADLSNLSDVLALVSKVKNQYSNIDILINNAGIFKVQDPITYTGYDVRFIVNVIAPYLLTIGLLPLFSTDGRIINLSSAAQATVNLEALNGHQQLSDSDAYAQSKLALTMWTFQLAHSLGNKAPAFIAINPASFLGSKMVKDAYGTQGKDLSIGANILARAALDDEFSNTSGKYFDNDIGNWSQPHPDALDEKKRKVLIEEIENILDKLDIKNT; encoded by the coding sequence ATGCGGAAGATTATTTTATTAACAGGCGGTACTGACGGTATCGGCTTAAAAACTGCAAAATTACTAGCAGCAAAGGATCAAACTTTGCTCTTACATGGCCGTAGCGATACAAAACTAGAAAGTGCAAAAGAAGCGATAAAGCAAAGCTCTCCTAAGGCTCACATAGATACATTCCGAGCAGACTTATCCAATTTATCAGATGTGTTGGCACTGGTCTCAAAGGTAAAAAATCAATATTCAAATATTGATATTCTTATCAATAATGCCGGCATATTTAAAGTACAGGACCCAATAACTTACACGGGTTACGATGTTCGTTTTATCGTAAACGTTATTGCCCCCTACTTGTTAACGATAGGGCTATTGCCGCTGTTTAGTACCGACGGCCGTATTATCAATCTGTCCTCTGCGGCACAAGCAACTGTGAACCTAGAAGCTCTCAATGGTCACCAACAACTATCCGACAGTGATGCTTATGCCCAAAGTAAATTGGCTCTCACCATGTGGACCTTTCAACTTGCCCACTCACTTGGAAACAAAGCTCCGGCATTTATTGCAATCAATCCCGCCTCATTTCTGGGTAGTAAAATGGTGAAAGATGCTTACGGAACCCAAGGAAAAGACTTAAGCATCGGCGCCAACATATTGGCTCGGGCTGCGCTCGATGATGAGTTCTCAAACACTAGCGGTAAATACTTTGACAATGACATAGGCAATTGGTCCCAGCCGCACCCAGACGCACTAGATGAGAAAAAGAGAAAGGTACTTATTGAAGAAATTGAGAACATTCTCGACAAACTCGACATTAAAAATACCTAA
- a CDS encoding enoyl-CoA hydratase/isomerase family protein, translated as MKYEGFTTFTAKQDYGILTVTFDFGPVNVQGQEMLADLNSLAMRLERDRETKVVVFQSANPEVWVCHYDTELLKDMSDEAVSREEAQLLDLQAICERISKVPQATIAKLEGFARGGGHELALALDMRFAARGKYTFMQMEVGMGILPCGGGASRMARQTGLGKALEIILSARDFDADEAERLGTINKALNPDEIGEYVDNLAKRIAQFPAESINACKQAVYESIDKPISEALKAEAYWLYQATSKTPALKRFSIADEQGLEHDIENQRNWNQLVMDVQKIN; from the coding sequence ATGAAATATGAAGGTTTTACAACATTCACGGCGAAACAAGATTACGGTATCCTAACTGTGACATTTGACTTTGGTCCAGTGAATGTTCAAGGGCAAGAAATGCTGGCCGACTTAAACAGCCTGGCAATGCGGCTGGAACGGGATCGAGAAACCAAAGTCGTTGTGTTTCAGTCTGCGAATCCGGAGGTTTGGGTGTGTCATTACGATACGGAGCTATTAAAAGACATGTCCGACGAGGCTGTATCTCGTGAAGAAGCTCAGCTTCTGGATTTACAGGCTATCTGCGAGCGAATCAGCAAAGTGCCCCAAGCAACGATCGCTAAACTAGAAGGTTTCGCTAGAGGTGGTGGCCATGAGCTGGCCCTGGCACTCGATATGCGTTTCGCAGCTCGAGGAAAATATACGTTTATGCAAATGGAAGTCGGTATGGGAATCCTCCCCTGTGGGGGAGGCGCATCAAGGATGGCTCGCCAGACAGGACTGGGTAAAGCTCTGGAAATTATTCTCAGCGCCCGTGATTTCGATGCTGACGAAGCGGAAAGACTCGGAACAATCAACAAAGCACTAAACCCAGATGAAATTGGAGAGTATGTCGATAACCTGGCGAAGAGAATTGCTCAATTTCCAGCAGAATCAATCAATGCCTGTAAGCAAGCGGTCTATGAGTCAATCGATAAGCCTATCAGTGAAGCGCTAAAAGCGGAGGCCTACTGGCTGTATCAAGCAACCAGTAAAACACCTGCCCTAAAACGCTTCTCTATCGCAGATGAACAAGGGTTGGAACACGATATTGAAAATCAGCGGAACTGGAACCAACTCGTAATGGATGTACAAAAAATAAACTAA
- a CDS encoding DUF6488 family protein: MNKLIRVICVSVTLGFANLAFAHGDHERDNFSSVSMVEAKGIASQEVARLIKEGKLNKSWADKSLSAAMQRINNQRQWVVTAKEQSDVLNQQLQVFLSAEGYFLSFEVVTR, from the coding sequence ATGAACAAACTCATTCGAGTTATTTGTGTATCAGTTACCTTAGGCTTCGCAAATCTTGCTTTCGCTCATGGTGACCATGAGAGAGACAATTTTTCCAGTGTCTCTATGGTAGAAGCCAAGGGCATCGCCAGCCAGGAAGTAGCTCGTCTAATCAAAGAGGGTAAGCTCAACAAATCCTGGGCTGACAAGTCGCTCAGCGCCGCTATGCAGCGTATTAACAACCAGCGCCAGTGGGTTGTTACAGCAAAAGAGCAGAGCGATGTTTTGAACCAACAACTGCAGGTTTTTCTGAGTGCTGAAGGCTACTTTCTCTCATTCGAAGTGGTGACTCGTTAA
- a CDS encoding HupE/UreJ family protein, with translation MPLFAHGVDDATKTFLAGNEGVSIIPFLYIGAKHMVTGYDHLLFLVGVIFFLYRSKDVLIYVSFFTLGHSLTLLFGVLNDTHVNAYLIDAIIGLSIVYKGFDNLGGFKRVFGFQPNTKAAVLIFGLFHGFGLATKLQEFKLSSDGLVENILAFNVGVEIGQFVALLFILLAINYWRRFDSFLRFSTMTNTLLMSGGLMLVGYQMTGYFVG, from the coding sequence ATGCCGCTATTTGCCCATGGAGTGGACGATGCTACCAAGACTTTTCTTGCCGGCAACGAAGGGGTATCTATTATTCCCTTTCTATATATTGGCGCCAAGCATATGGTGACTGGCTATGACCACCTGCTGTTCCTGGTGGGAGTCATTTTCTTTTTATATCGATCAAAAGATGTTCTTATCTATGTAAGCTTCTTTACGCTCGGTCATAGCTTAACTTTGTTATTTGGAGTGCTTAACGACACCCATGTGAATGCCTATTTGATCGATGCCATTATTGGATTATCCATTGTCTATAAAGGCTTCGATAATCTCGGCGGCTTCAAACGGGTTTTTGGCTTCCAGCCTAATACCAAGGCTGCCGTACTGATTTTTGGACTCTTCCACGGTTTTGGTTTGGCAACCAAATTACAGGAATTCAAGCTGTCCAGCGATGGGTTGGTGGAGAATATCCTGGCCTTTAATGTCGGAGTAGAAATTGGTCAGTTTGTTGCGTTGCTGTTTATTCTTCTCGCCATCAATTATTGGCGTCGCTTTGACAGTTTCCTGCGCTTTTCCACCATGACAAATACCTTACTAATGAGTGGTGGACTGATGTTGGTGGGTTACCAGATGACAGGCTACTTCGTAGGTTAG